A genome region from Nitrosopumilus oxyclinae includes the following:
- a CDS encoding M1 family metallopeptidase: MDVNPINYQLTFEPDLKKFTFHGMESITADCKKPTNLITLHCAELKIISCQVKSKGKIIKSSPKTDEKKEELGIKLSEKIKGKITIDLEFQGILNDRLLGFYRSQYVQNGKTKYLATTQFEAADARRAFPCWDEPEAKATFEISIIADDKFTAISNMPIKSKKKIGNKTLYNFSKTPIVSTYLIYLGVGEFEYLTGKVGKIQIRVVTTKGNKSKGKFSLDLGKKLLTSYEKYFGIKYPLPKLDLIAVPDFAAGAMENWGAITFRETILLYDPKTSSTRTKQFIAEVISHEIAHQWFGNLVTMKWWNDLWLNESFATFMATKFVDKFYPEWDLWNQFVEDAMNVAMGLDSLKTTHPIDVQVNSPAEIREIFDAISYDKGGCVLRMLEHYVGEPNFQKGLKKYLSDFKYQNAQGQDLWDAIGKASKMPVSSMVNTWLKQPGFPLVEINQDGNNLKLTQKRYLLEPDKKFSKGLWSIPMSLGLESEISQKLFTTKSMSVKLPRNTLGFVANYGRKGFYRVKYDEGILLDLKMLVDEKRIPAIDRWAIQNDLFSLCVSGDEQVRNYLDFSDAYFDEDSYLASVNVAHNLASLYFRAFDEPFAEEIRGYAVNYFRKILFNLGWEPKKSDKHTDALLRGFAISVLGKMNDDEVTDEALKRYKKFLKSPSSISPDLVEPILSIAAWNGNSKTHVELTKLYKNAKTMEEKLRFLGALCGFKDKKLLVKSLDFSQTSQVRSQNMQLPIMRVAANPYGDKVLWSWLKKNWKKINKKVGHGNPLFNRIVASITLVADDSMEKEIKAFFKKNPTPGTERTQSQTLERIRINSKFLRRMRKEFKDG; encoded by the coding sequence ATGGATGTAAATCCGATTAATTACCAATTAACTTTTGAACCTGATCTAAAAAAATTTACATTTCACGGGATGGAGTCTATTACTGCAGATTGTAAAAAGCCTACCAATCTCATCACCCTGCATTGTGCTGAACTTAAAATTATTTCATGTCAAGTAAAATCAAAAGGAAAAATCATCAAATCTTCTCCAAAAACTGATGAGAAAAAAGAAGAATTGGGCATCAAATTATCTGAAAAAATTAAAGGTAAAATTACTATTGATTTAGAATTTCAAGGAATCTTAAATGATAGATTATTGGGATTTTATCGTAGTCAATATGTTCAAAATGGAAAAACAAAATATCTTGCTACTACTCAGTTTGAAGCAGCAGATGCCAGACGTGCTTTCCCATGCTGGGATGAACCTGAAGCAAAGGCAACATTTGAAATTTCTATAATTGCAGATGACAAATTTACTGCAATTTCAAACATGCCAATTAAATCAAAGAAAAAAATTGGAAACAAAACTCTGTATAATTTTTCAAAAACTCCGATAGTTTCTACATATTTGATTTATCTTGGAGTTGGAGAGTTTGAATATCTTACAGGTAAAGTTGGTAAAATTCAGATTAGGGTAGTTACAACAAAGGGTAACAAATCAAAGGGAAAATTCTCTTTAGATTTGGGAAAGAAACTTCTTACATCTTATGAGAAATATTTTGGAATCAAATATCCTTTACCTAAACTAGACTTGATTGCAGTTCCTGACTTTGCAGCAGGAGCTATGGAGAACTGGGGTGCAATTACTTTTAGAGAAACTATCTTACTATATGATCCTAAAACCTCTTCCACTAGAACAAAACAATTTATCGCTGAAGTAATTTCACACGAAATTGCCCATCAGTGGTTTGGTAATCTTGTAACTATGAAGTGGTGGAATGATTTGTGGTTAAATGAGAGTTTTGCAACGTTTATGGCTACAAAATTTGTTGATAAATTCTATCCTGAATGGGATTTGTGGAACCAGTTTGTTGAAGATGCAATGAATGTGGCAATGGGCCTTGATTCACTTAAAACAACTCATCCAATTGATGTACAAGTAAATTCTCCTGCAGAAATTCGTGAGATTTTTGATGCCATTTCATATGATAAAGGTGGGTGTGTTCTTCGAATGCTTGAACATTATGTTGGTGAACCCAATTTCCAAAAAGGATTAAAAAAATATCTGTCTGATTTTAAATATCAAAATGCACAGGGTCAAGATTTGTGGGATGCAATAGGTAAGGCATCTAAAATGCCTGTATCCTCAATGGTAAATACATGGCTAAAACAGCCTGGATTCCCTCTAGTTGAAATTAACCAAGATGGAAATAATTTAAAATTAACACAAAAGAGATATCTTCTTGAACCTGATAAAAAATTCAGTAAAGGGCTGTGGTCTATCCCTATGTCTCTGGGATTAGAATCTGAGATTTCTCAAAAACTATTCACTACAAAATCCATGTCTGTTAAACTACCACGAAATACTTTGGGATTTGTTGCAAATTATGGACGTAAAGGATTCTATCGAGTCAAATATGATGAAGGTATTTTACTTGATTTGAAAATGTTAGTGGATGAAAAACGTATACCTGCAATTGATAGATGGGCTATTCAAAATGATTTGTTTTCATTATGTGTTTCAGGTGATGAACAAGTTAGAAATTATCTGGATTTTTCAGATGCTTATTTTGATGAAGATAGTTATCTTGCTTCTGTTAATGTTGCACATAATTTGGCGTCATTGTATTTCCGTGCATTTGATGAACCATTTGCAGAAGAGATTCGTGGATATGCAGTAAATTACTTTAGGAAAATTTTATTTAATTTGGGATGGGAACCAAAAAAATCTGATAAACACACTGATGCACTATTACGTGGATTTGCAATTTCTGTTTTAGGTAAAATGAATGATGATGAAGTCACTGATGAAGCATTGAAACGATATAAAAAATTCTTAAAATCACCTAGTTCAATTTCTCCTGACTTAGTAGAACCAATCCTCTCTATTGCTGCATGGAATGGAAATTCAAAAACTCATGTAGAACTAACAAAACTATACAAGAATGCTAAAACCATGGAGGAGAAACTTCGATTCTTAGGTGCTCTATGTGGATTTAAAGATAAAAAATTACTAGTAAAATCACTTGATTTCTCTCAAACCTCTCAAGTTCGTTCACAAAATATGCAATTACCAATTATGAGAGTGGCTGCAAATCCATACGGTGACAAAGTTTTGTGGTCCTGGTTGAAGAAAAATTGGAAAAAAATCAACAAAAAAGTAGGACATGGAAATCCGCTCTTCAATCGAATTGTAGCAAGTATCACTTTGGTTGCAGATGATTCAATGGAGAAAGAAATTAAAGCATTTTTCAAAAAGAATCCTACTCCTGGAACTGAACGTACTCAATCTCAAACTCTGGAAAGAATTAGAATAAACTCCAAATTCCTTAGACGTATGAGAAAAGAATTCAAAGATGGCTAA
- the meaB gene encoding methylmalonyl Co-A mutase-associated GTPase MeaB: protein MLDLLVDLKKGKRGAIAKAITIVENDQTEAKKLLKKIFKSSGNSIIIGITGPAGAGKSSLINKTAMVMKKLGTKPAVLAVDPTSHVTGGAILGDRVRMSESTDSGTYIRSIASRGATGAVSRSLRNSIRVLEFAGFNPIIIESVGAGQTEVEISNIADITVVVFNPNTGDSIQTIKAGLTEIGDIYLVNKSDLSGTNQLFDAVRDFIGDSVRNPVILKTSVKKNSGITVFAKTLKDMMKSKKQFKEAKDKERLEAELKDIVLNNIKEKIDELLVTDKTFSKYLKKLQSREIDPFLAGDKITKSLVK, encoded by the coding sequence ATCTTGGATTTGCTTGTTGATCTAAAAAAAGGAAAACGTGGAGCAATTGCCAAGGCAATAACTATTGTTGAAAATGATCAAACTGAAGCAAAAAAATTACTAAAGAAAATTTTCAAATCTAGTGGAAATTCAATTATAATTGGAATTACTGGACCTGCTGGTGCTGGAAAAAGTTCATTGATTAACAAGACTGCAATGGTGATGAAAAAATTAGGTACAAAACCTGCTGTATTGGCAGTTGATCCTACAAGCCATGTGACAGGTGGAGCTATACTAGGTGATAGAGTTAGAATGAGTGAATCCACTGATTCTGGTACATACATTCGCAGTATTGCATCAAGAGGTGCAACGGGAGCTGTATCTCGTTCATTACGAAATAGTATTCGAGTTTTAGAATTTGCTGGATTTAATCCGATAATTATTGAGAGTGTGGGGGCTGGACAAACTGAAGTTGAAATTTCAAACATTGCCGATATTACAGTAGTTGTGTTTAATCCAAACACTGGTGATAGCATTCAAACAATCAAAGCGGGTCTAACTGAAATTGGAGATATCTACCTTGTTAACAAAAGTGACCTTAGCGGAACAAATCAACTATTTGATGCTGTACGTGATTTTATAGGAGATTCTGTCAGAAATCCTGTGATTCTAAAAACATCTGTAAAAAAGAATTCAGGAATTACTGTATTTGCTAAAACTCTAAAAGATATGATGAAATCTAAAAAACAATTCAAAGAAGCTAAAGATAAAGAACGATTAGAGGCAGAACTAAAAGATATTGTTTTAAATAACATCAAAGAAAAGATTGATGAGTTGCTAGTCACTGATAAAACATTTTCAAAATACCTTAAAAAATTACAATCAAGAGAAATTGATCCTTTCTTAGCTGGGGACAAAATAACAAAATCATTGGTAAAGTGA
- a CDS encoding acyl-CoA mutase large subunit family protein, translating to MTVKKSSKSKTPEKKIFTDSEYVVKRIYQKSPKKRPVEDAGKYPFTRGIHPGMFRERFWTMRQYSGFGDAKLTNERFKFMLEKGQTGLSMAFDLPTQIGYDSDSPQAEGEVGKVGVSITSIKDMMTAFDGIPLGKVSSSMTINSTASTLLAYYIAVGEAQGFKSHELRGTTQNDILKEYIARNTYIYPPEPSMRLIGDMIEYCAEKVPSWYPVSISGYHMREAGCTATQEVAFTLANAIAYIQTCIDKGLKIDDFAPRLSFFFCCTIEFFEEVAKFRVARKVYAKILKEMFHAKNPRSLQLKFHTQTSGESLTAQQPNNNIVRVAIQTMAAVAGGTQSLHTNSRDEALALPTQESAKIALRTQQIVAHESGITKTADPLAGSYYLEELCDQIEADVWKYLKKIQKMGGSVKAIEKGFFQSEIRANAYRLKKETDDAERVIVGVNKYAEEEEQPELLRIDGRIEIQQKKALKKLRADRDSKKLEKALSAMKSAADTEENLMPYIVTAAKAFATTGEISNTFREVFGEYRPKEVF from the coding sequence ATGACTGTAAAGAAATCATCAAAATCAAAAACACCTGAAAAGAAAATTTTTACAGATTCTGAATATGTTGTAAAACGAATATATCAAAAATCTCCTAAAAAGAGACCTGTAGAAGATGCAGGAAAATATCCTTTCACTAGGGGCATTCATCCTGGAATGTTTCGTGAAAGATTTTGGACTATGAGACAGTATTCTGGATTTGGAGATGCAAAATTAACTAATGAGCGATTCAAATTCATGCTTGAAAAAGGTCAGACTGGTCTTAGTATGGCATTTGATCTTCCAACTCAAATTGGGTATGATTCAGACTCTCCACAAGCTGAAGGTGAAGTCGGAAAAGTTGGTGTATCAATTACCTCAATAAAAGACATGATGACTGCCTTTGATGGCATTCCTTTGGGAAAAGTAAGTTCTTCTATGACGATTAACTCCACTGCATCAACGCTTTTGGCATATTACATTGCAGTTGGAGAAGCTCAAGGTTTCAAAAGTCATGAACTTCGTGGAACTACTCAAAATGATATTCTCAAAGAATACATTGCAAGAAACACCTACATTTATCCTCCAGAACCATCTATGCGATTAATTGGTGACATGATAGAATACTGTGCAGAGAAGGTCCCTTCTTGGTATCCTGTATCTATTTCTGGATATCACATGAGAGAAGCTGGTTGCACTGCCACACAAGAAGTTGCATTTACTTTAGCAAATGCAATTGCATATATTCAAACTTGCATCGATAAAGGGTTGAAAATTGACGACTTTGCACCCCGTTTATCATTTTTCTTTTGTTGTACTATAGAGTTCTTTGAAGAAGTTGCAAAGTTTAGAGTTGCAAGGAAAGTTTATGCAAAAATTCTAAAAGAGATGTTCCATGCAAAAAATCCTCGTTCATTACAATTAAAGTTCCACACGCAAACTAGCGGAGAATCATTAACTGCACAACAACCTAACAATAACATTGTTCGTGTTGCAATTCAAACAATGGCTGCAGTTGCTGGAGGCACTCAATCATTACACACAAATTCTCGTGATGAAGCATTGGCACTTCCAACTCAAGAGTCTGCAAAAATTGCATTGAGAACTCAACAGATAGTAGCTCATGAAAGTGGAATTACAAAGACTGCTGATCCTTTGGCCGGCTCTTATTATTTGGAGGAATTATGTGACCAAATTGAGGCTGATGTTTGGAAATATCTCAAAAAAATTCAGAAAATGGGTGGTTCTGTCAAAGCTATAGAGAAAGGCTTCTTTCAATCTGAGATTCGTGCAAATGCATATCGTTTGAAAAAAGAAACTGATGATGCTGAAAGGGTAATTGTCGGTGTAAACAAGTATGCTGAAGAAGAAGAGCAACCTGAATTATTGAGAATTGATGGTAGAATTGAAATCCAACAAAAGAAAGCGCTTAAAAAATTACGTGCAGATAGGGATTCTAAAAAATTAGAAAAGGCATTATCTGCAATGAAGAGTGCTGCTGATACTGAAGAAAATCTGATGCCATACATCGTAACTGCCGCTAAAGCATTTGCTACAACTGGTGAAATTAGTAATACATTCCGTGAGGTCTTTGGTGAATACCGTCCAAAAGAAGTTTTCTAG
- the mce gene encoding methylmalonyl-CoA epimerase codes for MKIDHIAIAVNDVEESAKIYQQALGVDDVEFETVETEGVKVAILHLENARVELMQPTNDSSPIKKFLDKKGQGLHHMALETDNIEGEVERMEGCGIQFLGNIRPGSAGTKVTFIHPKSLHGVLAELCSHPKD; via the coding sequence ATGAAAATTGATCATATTGCAATTGCAGTAAATGATGTTGAAGAATCTGCTAAAATCTATCAACAAGCTCTGGGTGTTGATGATGTTGAATTTGAAACAGTAGAAACTGAAGGTGTCAAAGTTGCAATTTTGCATTTAGAAAATGCTCGTGTGGAGTTAATGCAACCCACAAATGACTCTAGCCCAATTAAGAAATTTTTGGATAAAAAAGGCCAAGGGTTACACCATATGGCATTAGAGACTGATAACATTGAAGGTGAGGTTGAACGAATGGAAGGGTGTGGAATTCAATTTTTAGGCAATATTAGACCTGGATCTGCTGGAACTAAAGTTACCTTTATTCATCCAAAATCATTACATGGCGTTTTGGCAGAACTTTGCTCTCATCCCAAAGATTAG
- a CDS encoding CBS domain-containing protein — protein sequence MLPRIDSIKQIRLKIGITQKKLATMAGISTSMINQIESGRSQPSYETAKRIFESLAKLEGESSSHTAGDFCSKDIVKLKPSNTLHDAIKKMHELSISQIPVFDNSDVVGVVSEDGIVKHLSDLGETELKKAKLSDTMDSVPPIVDFDTPANVLVPLIRYSKCILVSKKSKIIGIITASDTLKMME from the coding sequence TTGCTACCTAGAATTGATTCTATTAAACAAATTAGGCTGAAAATTGGCATTACTCAAAAAAAACTTGCAACGATGGCAGGAATAAGTACTTCAATGATCAATCAAATTGAATCAGGAAGAAGTCAACCAAGCTATGAAACTGCTAAAAGAATATTTGAAAGTCTTGCTAAATTAGAAGGAGAATCATCATCTCACACCGCAGGGGATTTTTGTAGTAAAGACATCGTAAAGTTAAAACCATCAAACACTCTTCATGATGCAATTAAAAAAATGCATGAATTATCCATTAGTCAAATCCCAGTGTTTGATAATTCAGATGTAGTAGGTGTAGTTTCAGAAGACGGGATAGTAAAACACCTTTCAGATTTAGGAGAAACAGAGTTAAAAAAAGCAAAGTTATCAGACACTATGGATTCAGTTCCACCAATTGTGGATTTTGATACACCAGCAAATGTTTTGGTTCCTCTGATAAGGTATTCAAAATGCATCCTAGTTTCAAAAAAATCAAAAATCATAGGCATCATAACAGCATCAGATACTTTGAAAATGATGGAATGA
- a CDS encoding DUF1059 domain-containing protein — translation MTKSISCSDAGKDCKWSATASTEEELMDKVTKHVIEEHKEIELNSKSIHSIKSLIKNI, via the coding sequence ATGACAAAGAGTATTAGTTGTTCTGATGCAGGAAAAGATTGTAAATGGTCTGCGACTGCATCCACCGAAGAAGAATTAATGGATAAAGTCACTAAACACGTCATTGAAGAACATAAAGAAATTGAGCTAAATTCAAAATCAATCCACAGCATCAAATCACTTATTAAAAATATCTAA
- the ppdK gene encoding pyruvate, phosphate dikinase — translation MVKSKPVYAFEEADSKNRMLLGGKGAGLSEMTRLKLPVPPGFTITTEVCNKYYDNNKKLPKDVMPAVMKNIAKMEKKTGKKWNSTKNPLLVSVRSGAAISMPGMMDTILNLGLNEKTVEGFAEQTKNPRFSWDSYRRFIQLFGKVVFGVNDEKFEHVLDSAKSKQGVSDDSKLNVESLKTIVTEYKKICEEHTKRKFPDTPNEQLVLSIEAVFKSWMGERAIVYREKNNITKDIANGTAVNVVTMVFGNMGDDSATGVVFTRNGHNGKKEMEGEYLINAQGEDVVAGVRTGLSIELLKKDMPKSHKELSNACAKLEKHFREPQDIEFTIEQGKFYLLQTRTAKMSAAALVKTSVDMVKEKLISKERALTRIPAQQLEALLHRTMDESEIKNYKLLAKGIPASPGAASGIVVFDVKKAIELGDTGNKVILVRKETKPEDVPAFFSSEGILTSLGGKSSHAAIVSRGMGKPCIVGCPELKINYDNNTCTANGITIKERETITIDGSAGTVYIGDIPTVEPKVTKDFEQILEWAQKTKTLGIRANADTPEGAILARKFGGQGIGLCRTERMFNGSDRINLFVEMIMAENIEERSKILTKLGQLQKSDFIEILKAMEGYEVTIRLLDPPLHEFLPNPEELVEKIQKLESSGDTNEINKTKIILKRARELAEINPMMGHRGVRVGITYPEIYEMQIKAVFEALVELTKKKVKAHPQIMIPQISSIAELNHIKKIYDRIKKDTETKHKMKLKINFGTMIEVVRAALTANELATTAEFFSFGTNDLTQGTFSFSREDVEGKFLPEYMEKELLERNPFQSIDVNGVGSLIKIGLAAGRKLRSNMEVGICGEHGGDPSSIKFCHGAGLTYVSASPHRIPIAIVAAAQAAIEQPMKKSKAKRKKK, via the coding sequence ATGGTAAAATCCAAACCAGTTTATGCATTTGAAGAGGCAGACAGCAAAAATAGAATGCTTCTAGGCGGTAAAGGAGCAGGATTGAGCGAAATGACTCGATTGAAACTTCCAGTACCACCAGGATTTACGATCACAACTGAAGTTTGTAACAAGTATTACGATAATAACAAAAAACTTCCAAAAGATGTGATGCCAGCAGTAATGAAAAACATTGCAAAAATGGAAAAAAAGACAGGTAAAAAATGGAATTCTACAAAGAATCCATTATTAGTATCAGTTCGTTCAGGTGCTGCCATCTCAATGCCTGGAATGATGGACACAATTTTGAATTTAGGATTAAATGAGAAAACAGTTGAAGGTTTTGCAGAACAGACAAAGAATCCACGTTTTTCATGGGATTCGTATAGAAGATTTATTCAATTATTTGGTAAAGTTGTATTTGGAGTCAACGATGAAAAATTTGAACATGTACTAGACTCTGCAAAATCCAAACAAGGAGTTTCTGATGATAGCAAGCTAAACGTAGAATCATTAAAAACAATTGTAACAGAATACAAAAAAATATGTGAAGAGCATACAAAAAGAAAATTTCCAGATACACCTAATGAACAATTAGTGTTATCCATAGAGGCTGTTTTCAAAAGTTGGATGGGTGAAAGAGCAATTGTTTATCGTGAAAAAAATAACATAACAAAAGACATTGCAAATGGAACTGCAGTTAATGTAGTTACAATGGTATTTGGAAATATGGGAGATGATAGTGCAACAGGAGTCGTATTTACAAGAAATGGTCATAACGGTAAAAAAGAGATGGAAGGTGAATATCTAATCAATGCACAAGGAGAAGACGTAGTTGCAGGAGTAAGAACTGGATTGAGTATCGAATTGTTAAAAAAAGACATGCCAAAATCACATAAAGAATTAAGCAATGCATGTGCAAAGCTAGAAAAACATTTCAGAGAACCCCAAGATATTGAATTTACTATTGAGCAAGGAAAATTCTACTTGTTACAAACAAGAACAGCAAAGATGAGTGCAGCGGCTCTTGTAAAAACATCAGTAGATATGGTAAAAGAGAAATTAATCAGTAAAGAGAGAGCACTTACAAGAATTCCAGCACAACAATTAGAAGCATTGCTCCATAGAACAATGGATGAATCAGAAATTAAAAATTATAAACTATTGGCAAAAGGAATTCCAGCATCACCCGGAGCTGCAAGTGGAATTGTTGTCTTTGATGTAAAAAAAGCAATAGAGTTAGGAGATACAGGAAATAAAGTAATCCTAGTAAGAAAAGAAACAAAGCCAGAAGATGTACCTGCATTCTTTTCATCAGAAGGGATTTTGACCAGTTTAGGAGGAAAATCATCCCATGCAGCTATAGTCTCAAGAGGAATGGGAAAACCATGCATAGTAGGATGTCCAGAATTAAAAATCAATTATGATAATAACACATGTACAGCAAATGGAATTACAATCAAAGAAAGAGAAACAATTACCATTGACGGAAGTGCAGGAACTGTCTATATCGGAGACATTCCAACAGTTGAGCCAAAAGTAACAAAAGACTTTGAGCAAATTTTAGAATGGGCACAAAAAACAAAAACATTAGGAATTAGAGCAAATGCAGACACCCCAGAAGGAGCAATTCTTGCAAGAAAGTTTGGCGGTCAAGGAATTGGATTATGCAGAACAGAAAGAATGTTCAATGGAAGTGACAGAATCAACTTATTTGTAGAAATGATCATGGCTGAAAATATTGAAGAGAGAAGCAAAATCTTAACGAAATTAGGCCAGTTACAAAAAAGTGACTTTATTGAAATTCTAAAGGCGATGGAAGGGTACGAAGTTACAATTAGACTACTTGATCCTCCACTTCACGAGTTCTTACCAAATCCAGAAGAACTAGTAGAAAAAATTCAAAAATTAGAATCGAGTGGAGATACAAATGAAATTAACAAAACAAAGATTATTCTCAAAAGAGCAAGAGAATTAGCAGAAATAAATCCAATGATGGGACATAGAGGAGTCAGAGTAGGAATCACATACCCAGAAATTTATGAAATGCAAATTAAAGCAGTGTTTGAGGCATTAGTAGAATTAACAAAAAAGAAAGTTAAAGCACATCCACAAATAATGATTCCCCAAATTAGCAGCATTGCAGAATTAAATCACATAAAGAAAATCTACGATAGAATAAAGAAAGATACAGAAACTAAGCACAAAATGAAATTAAAAATTAATTTTGGAACCATGATAGAAGTTGTAAGGGCAGCTCTAACTGCAAATGAGCTTGCAACCACGGCAGAATTCTTTAGTTTTGGGACCAATGACTTGACTCAAGGAACTTTTAGTTTCAGTCGAGAAGATGTTGAAGGGAAATTCCTTCCAGAATACATGGAGAAAGAACTCTTAGAAAGAAATCCATTCCAATCAATTGATGTTAATGGAGTGGGTAGTTTGATAAAAATAGGTCTTGCCGCTGGTCGTAAATTACGATCAAATATGGAAGTAGGAATTTGTGGAGAGCATGGCGGAGACCCAAGTTCTATCAAATTCTGTCATGGTGCAGGACTAACTTATGTAAGTGCATCACCACATAGAATACCAATTGCCATAGTCGCAGCAGCTCAAGCAGCAATTGAGCAACCAATGAAAAAATCCAAAGCAAAGAGAAAGAAAAAATAA
- the tpiA gene encoding triose-phosphate isomerase, protein MFVINCKNYEEIAGDNIIKFVKIAEKISKKYKIKIAVSPPQHLVGVVANSSISILAQHIDVSKTGSTTGFVIPELLKKSKVKGSLINHSEHRITSKEIEKLVLKLKELKMISILCVKDISEVKKYVKLNPDYIAIEPPELIGSGKAVSKEKPELIAKAASIVNNSKNKTKLLCGAGIVSGEDVAKAIELGSKGILVASGIIKAKDWNKVISEFAKALV, encoded by the coding sequence ATGTTTGTAATTAATTGTAAAAACTATGAAGAGATTGCAGGAGACAACATTATCAAATTTGTAAAAATAGCAGAAAAAATTTCTAAAAAATATAAAATTAAAATCGCCGTATCACCGCCACAGCATTTAGTTGGTGTAGTAGCAAACAGTTCAATATCAATTCTCGCTCAGCATATCGATGTCTCCAAAACTGGAAGCACGACAGGTTTTGTAATTCCAGAGTTGTTAAAAAAATCTAAAGTCAAAGGATCATTAATCAACCATAGTGAACATAGAATTACAAGTAAAGAAATTGAAAAATTAGTATTGAAATTAAAAGAACTAAAAATGATATCAATTTTATGCGTAAAAGATATTTCAGAAGTAAAAAAATATGTCAAGTTAAATCCAGATTATATTGCAATTGAACCTCCAGAATTAATTGGTTCAGGGAAAGCAGTTTCTAAAGAAAAACCAGAATTAATTGCAAAAGCTGCCAGCATAGTAAATAATTCAAAAAATAAAACAAAATTGCTTTGTGGTGCAGGTATTGTATCAGGCGAAGACGTTGCAAAAGCAATAGAGTTAGGATCAAAAGGAATCCTAGTAGCTAGTGGAATTATTAAAGCAAAGGATTGGAATAAAGTAATTTCAGAATTTGCCAAGGCATTAGTTTAA
- a CDS encoding SemiSWEET family sugar transporter — translation MEVDGTLLTILGITAGVLILTGWVEQIYKGYKTKRLNDVSKFLMIFIAAGSILWLIYGIVVSDVFIIGTNLAGLTLMIIVSTMKKRYDNLSKIKQS, via the coding sequence ATGGAAGTTGATGGAACCCTATTAACAATATTAGGAATTACAGCAGGAGTGCTAATTCTTACAGGGTGGGTAGAGCAAATTTACAAAGGATACAAAACAAAGAGACTAAATGATGTTTCAAAGTTTTTGATGATCTTCATAGCTGCAGGATCAATATTGTGGTTAATTTATGGAATTGTCGTATCAGATGTATTCATCATAGGCACGAATTTAGCAGGATTAACTCTAATGATAATTGTATCAACTATGAAAAAACGATACGACAATTTATCAAAAATAAAACAATCTTAA